A part of Magnetospirillum sp. ME-1 genomic DNA contains:
- the gyrB gene encoding DNA topoisomerase (ATP-hydrolyzing) subunit B, with protein sequence MSTEPMTPNDPHASANGAEEYGAGSIQVLRGLEAVRKRPGMYIGDTDDGSGLHRMIYEAVDNAVDEIMNGFGDRCDVVLNADGSVLVTDNGRGIPVDIHPEEGISAAEVALTKLHAGGKFDQNSNRISSGLHGVGISVVNALSEWLELRIWRHGKEHFMRFRHGEPEAPLAVVGECGDRTGTQVMFLPSKGTFSHTDFDFDTVEHRLRELAFLNSRATLMLKDERHAETAEVLLHYEGGVQAFVQWLDRSKEALHTPILVAAEKDVVRLELSMEWTDSYHETCLCFTNNVPQKDGGTHLAGFRAALTRTINAYANESGIAKKEKVNLSGDDMREGLTCVLSVKMPDPKFSSQAKEKLVSSEVRPLVENLVGEKLAEWFEEHPAEARKVVTKVVEAAAAREAARKARELTRRKGVLDIATLPGKLADCQERDPALSELFIVEGDSAGGSAKQGRNRANQAILPLKGKILNVERARFDKMLSSAEIGTLIAAMGTGIGREDFNVDKARYHKIIIMTDADVDGSHIRTLLLTFFYRQMPELIERGYLYIAQPPLYRAKRGQSEVYLKDDRALEEYLIDGGLSDAVLNLADRTQVAAADLRALVEQSRAVRNLLNPLARRLPLKLVEQAAIADALDSALLTDATRGPAMADALAKRLDALESDLERGWTGTWVEGDGYTFARTLRGVTETHHLDSAVIRSAEARRLHDLAPRLRETFERAATLVVKERETVLAGPVALVTAVMEQGRKGIAIQRYKGLGEMNPEQLWETTLDPQVRSLLQVKVAQADDAEQVFSTLMGDVVEPRRDFIQTNALKVSNLDV encoded by the coding sequence ATGAGCACCGAACCCATGACCCCCAACGATCCCCACGCCAGCGCGAACGGAGCCGAGGAATACGGCGCCGGCTCGATCCAGGTGCTGCGAGGGCTCGAAGCGGTGCGCAAGCGTCCGGGCATGTATATCGGCGACACCGACGACGGTTCGGGCCTGCACCGCATGATCTACGAGGCGGTGGACAACGCCGTGGACGAGATCATGAACGGCTTCGGCGACCGCTGCGACGTGGTGCTGAACGCCGACGGCTCGGTCCTGGTCACCGACAACGGCCGCGGCATTCCGGTGGACATCCACCCCGAGGAAGGCATCTCGGCGGCCGAGGTGGCGCTGACCAAGCTGCACGCCGGCGGCAAGTTCGACCAGAACTCCAACCGCATCTCGTCGGGCCTGCACGGCGTCGGCATCTCGGTGGTCAATGCCCTGTCGGAATGGCTGGAGCTGCGCATCTGGCGCCACGGCAAGGAGCACTTCATGCGCTTCCGCCACGGCGAGCCCGAGGCGCCGCTGGCCGTGGTGGGCGAGTGCGGCGACCGCACCGGCACCCAGGTGATGTTCCTGCCCTCCAAGGGCACCTTCTCCCACACCGATTTCGATTTCGACACGGTGGAGCACCGCCTGCGCGAACTGGCCTTCCTCAACTCGCGCGCTACCCTGATGCTGAAGGACGAGCGCCACGCCGAGACCGCCGAGGTGCTGCTGCATTACGAAGGCGGCGTCCAGGCCTTCGTCCAGTGGCTGGACCGCTCCAAGGAGGCGCTGCACACCCCCATCCTGGTGGCGGCCGAAAAGGACGTGGTGCGGCTCGAACTGTCCATGGAATGGACCGACAGCTACCACGAGACCTGTCTGTGCTTCACCAACAACGTGCCGCAGAAGGACGGCGGCACCCATCTGGCCGGCTTCCGCGCCGCGCTGACCCGGACCATCAACGCCTATGCCAATGAATCCGGCATCGCCAAGAAGGAAAAGGTCAACCTGTCGGGCGACGACATGCGCGAGGGCCTGACCTGCGTGCTGTCGGTGAAGATGCCCGACCCCAAGTTCTCGTCCCAGGCCAAGGAGAAGCTGGTCTCCTCCGAGGTCCGCCCCCTGGTGGAGAACCTGGTGGGCGAAAAGCTGGCCGAGTGGTTCGAGGAGCACCCGGCCGAGGCCCGCAAGGTGGTCACCAAGGTGGTCGAGGCCGCCGCGGCGCGTGAAGCCGCCCGCAAGGCCCGCGAACTGACCCGCAGGAAGGGCGTGCTCGACATCGCCACCCTGCCGGGCAAGCTGGCCGATTGCCAGGAACGCGACCCGGCGCTGTCGGAACTGTTCATCGTCGAGGGTGATTCGGCCGGCGGCTCCGCCAAGCAGGGGCGCAACCGCGCCAACCAGGCCATCCTGCCGTTGAAGGGCAAGATTCTCAACGTGGAGCGGGCCCGCTTCGACAAGATGCTGTCCTCGGCCGAAATCGGCACCCTGATCGCCGCCATGGGTACCGGCATCGGGCGCGAGGATTTCAACGTCGACAAGGCGCGCTACCACAAGATCATCATCATGACCGACGCCGACGTGGACGGCTCGCACATCCGCACCCTTTTGCTCACCTTCTTCTATCGCCAGATGCCCGAGCTGATCGAGCGCGGCTACCTCTACATCGCCCAACCGCCGCTCTACCGCGCCAAGCGCGGCCAATCCGAGGTCTACCTCAAGGATGACCGGGCGCTGGAGGAATACCTGATCGACGGCGGCCTGTCGGATGCCGTGCTGAACCTGGCCGACCGCACCCAGGTGGCCGCCGCCGACCTGCGCGCCCTGGTCGAACAGTCGCGCGCCGTGCGGAACCTGCTGAACCCGCTGGCCCGGCGCCTGCCGCTGAAGCTGGTGGAACAGGCGGCTATCGCCGACGCCCTGGATTCCGCCCTGCTCACCGACGCCACCCGCGGCCCGGCCATGGCCGACGCCCTGGCCAAGCGCCTCGACGCCCTGGAATCCGACCTGGAGCGCGGCTGGACCGGCACCTGGGTGGAGGGCGACGGCTATACCTTCGCCCGCACCCTGCGCGGCGTCACCGAGACCCACCACCTGGATTCGGCGGTGATCCGCTCGGCCGAGGCCCGGCGCCTGCACGACCTGGCGCCCCGCCTGCGCGAAACCTTCGAACGCGCCGCCACCCTGGTGGTCAAGGAACGTGAAACCGTCCTGGCCGGCCCCGTCGCCCTGGTCACCGCCGTGATGGAGCAGGGCCGCAAGGGCATCGCCATCCAGCGCTACAAGGGCCTGGGCGAGATGAACCCGGAACAGCTGTGGGAAACCACCCTCGACCCCCAGGTGCGTTCGCTCCTCCAGGTCAAGGTGGCCCAGGCCGACGACGCCGAGCAGGTGTTCTCCACCCTGATGGGCGACGTGGTCGAACCCCGCCGCGACTTCATCCAGACCAACGCGCTGAAGGTCTCGAACCTGGACGTGTAG
- the recF gene encoding DNA replication/repair protein RecF (All proteins in this family for which functions are known are DNA-binding proteins that assist the filamentation of RecA onto DNA for the initiation of recombination or recombinational repair.), with translation MIGDPVIRAQSERPAIRRLSLADFRCYRTLRLETDNRPVVLTGPNGAGKTNILEALSFLVPGRGLRRAGAADITRHGLPAGAPWAVAATLDGPAGRVEIGTGREAGHERRSVRIDGKPAKPGDLAGLVSALWLTPAMDRLFIEGASGRRRFLDRLVFGLVAGHGAESGAYEHAMRERTRLLRAARDGGPRPDPAWISALEEGMARHGARIALARVETIARLDAACRAGLGPFPAAGLAVEGEIEGWLAGGTSAEEAEERFRSALRLARARDEAAGAATMGPHRSDLLVRHVPKNLPAGQCSTGEQKAVLVSIVLAQGRVQDQTGGRAPLLLLDEVAAHLDEVRRAALYDELCALGAQSWMTGTDRALFAGFGERAQFFRVTDATVAPDKVEM, from the coding sequence GTGATCGGCGATCCGGTGATCCGCGCGCAATCCGAGCGGCCGGCGATCCGCCGCCTGTCGCTCGCCGATTTCCGCTGTTATCGGACGCTGCGCCTCGAGACGGACAACCGCCCGGTGGTGTTGACGGGGCCCAACGGCGCCGGCAAGACCAACATTCTCGAGGCCTTGTCCTTCCTGGTTCCGGGCCGCGGCCTGCGCCGCGCCGGGGCGGCGGACATCACCCGCCACGGATTGCCGGCCGGCGCGCCTTGGGCGGTGGCGGCCACCCTGGACGGGCCGGCGGGACGGGTGGAGATCGGAACGGGCCGCGAGGCCGGGCACGAACGCCGCTCGGTGCGCATCGACGGCAAGCCGGCCAAGCCCGGCGACCTGGCCGGACTGGTTTCGGCACTGTGGCTGACCCCGGCCATGGACCGCCTGTTCATCGAGGGGGCGAGCGGACGGCGGCGTTTCCTTGACCGCCTGGTGTTCGGGCTGGTCGCCGGCCACGGGGCGGAATCGGGGGCCTACGAGCACGCCATGCGCGAGCGCACCCGCCTGCTGCGGGCGGCGCGCGACGGCGGACCGAGGCCCGATCCGGCCTGGATCTCGGCGCTGGAGGAGGGCATGGCCCGCCATGGCGCAAGGATCGCCCTGGCCCGGGTCGAGACCATCGCCCGCCTGGATGCGGCCTGCCGCGCCGGACTGGGGCCGTTTCCCGCCGCCGGGCTGGCGGTCGAGGGCGAGATCGAGGGCTGGCTGGCCGGGGGAACCTCCGCCGAGGAGGCCGAGGAGAGGTTCAGAAGCGCGCTGCGACTCGCGCGCGCGCGCGACGAGGCGGCCGGCGCCGCCACCATGGGTCCGCACCGTTCGGATCTGCTGGTGCGCCACGTGCCGAAGAACCTGCCGGCGGGGCAATGCTCCACCGGCGAGCAGAAGGCGGTCCTGGTGTCCATCGTGCTGGCCCAGGGCCGGGTCCAGGACCAGACGGGCGGCCGGGCGCCGCTGCTGCTGCTGGACGAGGTGGCGGCCCATCTGGACGAGGTCCGGCGCGCCGCTTTGTATGACGAGCTTTGCGCCCTCGGGGCTCAGAGCTGGATGACCGGAACCGACCGGGCGCTGTTCGCCGGTTTCGGGGAAAGGGCCCAGTTTTTCCGGGTGACCGACGCCACGGTCGCCCCAGATAAGGTTGAGATGTGA
- the dnaN gene encoding DNA polymerase III subunit beta — MKLTIERAALLKSLAHVQSVVERRTTIPILSNVKLEGRAGLLSLNATDMDLDIIESVPADVVRPGATTAPAHTFYEIVRKLPDGSQVEIEHDAESGQLTLRSGRSKFSLACLPVEDFPVLSGGELPFSFSLSAAELKTLIDRTRFAISTEETRYYLNGIYLHAAKADGVDVLRAVATDGHRLARVEITLPDGAAGMPGIIVPRKTVAEIRKLIDETDGEITVSLSETKLKFAFGDAVLTSKLIDGTFPDYERVIPADNDKVLVVDCKSFAQAVDRVSAISTEKSRAIKLALEKGSATLSASSAENGSATEEIEADYTSTPLEIGFNSRYLMDILAQVEGDTARFAMADAASPTVVREMTDGGAIYVLMPMRV, encoded by the coding sequence ATGAAACTGACCATCGAGCGCGCCGCGCTGTTGAAGTCGCTGGCCCACGTCCAGAGCGTCGTCGAACGCCGGACCACCATTCCGATCCTGTCCAACGTCAAGCTCGAGGGCCGTGCCGGCCTTCTGTCGCTGAACGCCACCGACATGGATCTCGACATCATCGAATCGGTGCCTGCCGACGTGGTGCGCCCCGGCGCCACCACCGCTCCGGCCCACACCTTCTACGAGATCGTGCGCAAGCTGCCCGACGGCAGCCAGGTGGAGATCGAGCATGATGCCGAAAGCGGCCAGCTGACGCTGCGCTCGGGGCGCTCCAAGTTCTCGCTGGCCTGCCTGCCGGTGGAGGATTTCCCGGTCCTGTCGGGCGGCGAGCTGCCGTTCAGCTTCTCGCTCTCGGCGGCCGAGTTGAAGACCCTGATCGACCGCACCCGCTTCGCCATCTCGACGGAAGAGACCCGCTACTACCTCAACGGCATCTACCTGCATGCCGCCAAGGCGGACGGCGTGGATGTGCTGCGCGCCGTGGCCACCGACGGCCATCGCCTCGCCCGGGTCGAGATCACCCTGCCCGACGGCGCCGCCGGCATGCCCGGCATCATCGTGCCGCGCAAGACGGTAGCCGAGATCCGCAAGCTGATCGACGAGACCGACGGCGAGATCACCGTGTCGCTGTCCGAGACCAAGCTGAAATTCGCCTTCGGCGACGCCGTTCTGACGTCGAAGCTGATCGACGGCACCTTCCCCGATTACGAACGGGTGATTCCCGCCGACAACGACAAGGTGCTGGTGGTCGACTGCAAGAGCTTCGCCCAGGCCGTGGACCGCGTGTCGGCCATCTCCACCGAGAAGAGCCGGGCCATCAAGCTGGCGCTGGAAAAAGGCAGCGCCACCCTGTCCGCCTCCAGCGCCGAGAACGGCAGCGCCACCGAGGAGATCGAGGCCGATTACACCTCCACGCCGCTGGAGATCGGCTTCAACTCGCGCTACCTGATGGACATCCTGGCCCAGGTGGAGGGCGACACCGCCCGCTTCGCCATGGCCGACGCCGCATCCCCCACCGTGGTGCGTGAGATGACCGATGGCGGCGCCATCTACGTGCTGATGCCCATGAGGGTGTGA